The Aeromicrobium senzhongii genome includes a window with the following:
- a CDS encoding type II secretion system F family protein, translated as MRALCAALVFTTVLVWRPPWSWVRVRVTAARWPRPGRREGVVAVAGVLCLSLVLLPAAPTIVAWTLVAVAVSAGTRWRRGRARRRRTVVREECQGVIDGLVAELRTGAPPVVALQRAAADTGALGSAAVAAAGGGDVPAALVAEGRRDGAHPLAEIGRAWAVAESCGAPLSPTLEQVRETLREERELERELASGVAPARATAALMVAMPPLGLGLGSGLGVDPLHVVLTTVPGALCVAAGVGFALAGVRWIELIADGVETGS; from the coding sequence GTGAGAGCACTGTGCGCGGCTCTCGTGTTCACCACGGTCCTGGTCTGGCGGCCGCCGTGGTCGTGGGTGCGGGTGCGGGTGACGGCCGCTCGCTGGCCACGACCCGGACGGCGCGAGGGCGTGGTGGCGGTCGCCGGGGTGCTCTGTCTCAGCCTGGTGCTGCTTCCCGCCGCTCCCACCATCGTGGCGTGGACGTTGGTGGCCGTCGCCGTGAGCGCGGGCACACGCTGGCGCCGCGGCCGGGCCCGCCGGCGCCGCACCGTGGTGCGTGAGGAGTGCCAGGGCGTGATCGACGGACTCGTGGCCGAGCTGCGCACCGGCGCCCCGCCCGTCGTGGCGCTCCAGCGAGCGGCCGCCGACACGGGCGCGCTCGGCTCGGCCGCCGTGGCGGCGGCCGGCGGGGGCGATGTTCCGGCAGCGCTCGTCGCTGAGGGGCGGCGCGACGGCGCACACCCGCTGGCCGAGATCGGTCGGGCCTGGGCGGTCGCCGAATCGTGCGGAGCGCCGCTGTCCCCGACGCTGGAGCAGGTGCGCGAGACGCTCCGCGAGGAGCGAGAGCTCGAGCGTGAGCTCGCGTCCGGTGTGGCGCCGGCACGGGCCACGGCGGCACTGATGGTGGCCATGCCCCCGCTCGGTCTGGGACTGGGTTCCGGCCTGGGCGTCGATCCGCTCCACGTGGTGCTCACCACCGTTCCCGGGGCGCTGTGCGTGGCCGCCGGTGTCGGCTTCGCCCTGGCCGGGGTGCGGTGGATCGAACTCATCGCCGATGGTGTGGAGACCGGGTCGTGA